From Meles meles chromosome 5, mMelMel3.1 paternal haplotype, whole genome shotgun sequence, one genomic window encodes:
- the CASP8AP2 gene encoding CASP8-associated protein 2, whose protein sequence is MAADDDNGDGTSLYDVFSASPLKNNDEGSLDIYAGLDSAVSDIASKSCVPSRNCLDLYEEILTEEGTAKEATYNDLQVEYGKCQLQMKELMKKFKEIQTQNFSLKNENQSLKKNISALIKTARVEINRKDEEINNLHQRLSEFSHFRNNHRTARLADKVKTIDLKSRSPHLDDCSKTDLRVKSDVSKDVHHSTSLPNPEKEGKSYCEKKSTLYLPPSVEKHCTNGIWSRSHYQVGEGISSEDNRRGRKDIRHCQYSRGTDRIRKDLNTSCGDGEPRDIETSQRVQGRPEKYGKGEPKAESKNSKFKNYTDLDYKNERISSFWENETFRERSYTRVDSQSDKKLERQSERSQNTNRKELKSQDKEERKADQKSKSVVKDQDHWRRSERASLPHSKSEIKSSHNSSKYHLEERRGREDCKRDKGVNNHSFQEGRCPSFLSSSRTHKHIDSKEVDAVHQWENTPLKAEWHRTEDKRRRERESKEESRHIRSEKRTPTEHLQKTNKEIKKTTTDLKRQNEPKSDKGEVSNTDVSQGADNKELVIKADIGPNETKNKDLKLSFMEKLNLTLSPAKKQPVSQDNHHKITSIPKSSGICDLECLVQATTVTCVSSVNEHTTEETESKLSEPKDALAAVSEVRTSNPERKIEEENSLLVKSVENTVDCDVPICHTETSFSAPVEMKQTESMFPSSAGKEQTINDTRAAVSVVMDILQTNVSQNFGLELDTKKNDDVNSCVSGGMGMKEAFPTEVAESSDSILQPETGILPIALSEAGNRKFEPSLVDTPLVESKSCRLEPSSPKETLESSLQQTELMDSKMEIGETNSVYNDDENSVLSIDFNHLRPIPEAISPLNSPVRPVAKVLRLESPSQVPLCNNSHKDIFPPNSAESTSKSKSDLNKENQKPICKSDKFTDTDSHKNSSLDELEEGEIISDSEKSKPQKSFEKSAIPRTSVDAQNTKTSPGSRKSTLHLGKESRKTSTKIHQTKSKWNKRRSESSKSSKTEKKDKTMSTSSLEKIVPIVAAPSSVREIMHMLRMIRKHVRKNYMKFKVKFSLMQFHRIIESATLSFTSLIKHLDLSKISKSVATLQNNLCDVIESKLKQVKKNGIVDRLFEQQLPDMKKKLWKFVDEQLDYLFAKLKKILVKFCDSINFGSDSDEGKREKINKEKAQYSNGQKGNVDCSSKEMLKEKSPKSEDSANCKSLPRCKKSEEKKQDQNNFNINTVKHDVKKSCNTSFDNIKNSQSEEHSLEPNRPSTPKPGRTEGNAIEDAQTSQHAALKPERSFEILTEQQASSLTFNLVSDAQMGEIFKSLLQGSDLLDNSVNCNEKNEWELKTPEKQLLESLKCESIPACTTDELVSGVVSPCPKMISDDNWSLLSSEKGPSLSSGLSLPVHPDVLDESCMFDVSTNIALTKDNVCSSEKSKPCISSILLEDLAVSLTVPSPLKSDGHLSFLKPEVLSSSTPEEVISAHFSEDALLEEEDASEQDIHLALESDNSSSKSSCSSSWTSRSVAPGFQYHPNLPMHAVIMEKSNDHFIVKIRRAAPSTSPSLKQNAVADESLASLPGVEKDADKAAEKDYVSCQNGVFKSAEELNSDNNVDSNKSAHEEQDCMVETQVPDIYEFLKDASGKVGHSNEVTDECFKLHQVWEPKVPESIEELPPMEEISHSVEDHLPNTYIDLTKDPVTETKNLGEFIEVTVLNIDQLGCSEGSLDQSAQILDEMQPDTVDAFIDLTQDVSSESKNEGNCPALAVEHFECQVICVDEDNCKEEKVQVADRPLGCVVEETYIDLTSEPPSSCEVKKDGLKSEPASNSDGSVLPGALDNAPKKRKNLSDLNHSHKKQRKETDLSSREKIKKITQDSGENGEAHRKKANKKKDPAVNKEPSSSSPGIKDPSAASAPSPISLSAKNVIKKKGEIIVLWTRNDDREILLECQKRGPSLKTFSYLAAKLNKDPNQVSERFQQLMKLFEKSKCR, encoded by the exons ATGGCAGCAGATGATGACAACGGTGATGGAACAAGTTTATATGATGTTTTTTCTG CTTCTcctcttaaaaataatgatgaaggTTCTTTGGACATATATGCTGGATTGGACAGTGCTGTTTCTG acaTTGCTTCCAAATCATGTGTGCCATCCCGAAATTGTTTGGATTTATATGAAGAAATCCTGACTGAAGAAGGAACTGCAAAGGAGGCAACATATAATGAT TTGCAAGTAGAATATGGTAAATGTCAGCTGCAAATGAAAGAACTGATGAAAAAGTTTAAGGAAATACAGACACAG AATTTcagcttaaaaaatgaaaaccaatctCTTAAGAAGAATATTTCAGCACTTATCAAAACCGCTAGAGTGGAAATAAATcgcaaagatgaagaaataaataatcttcaccAAAG ATTGTCCGAGTTCTCACATTTTCGAAATAATCACAGAACTGCAAGGTTAGCAGATAAAGTTAAAACAATAGATCTTAAATCCAGATCTCCCCATTTGGATGATTGTTCAAAGACTGATCTCAGAGTGAAAAGTGATGTTTCTAAAGATGTACATCATAGCACTTCACTGCCAAATCccgaaaaggaaggaaaatcataTTGTGAAAAAAAGAGCACTTTGTATTTGCCTCCATCTGTTGAAAAACACTGCACCAATGGCATTTGGTCACGTTCCCATTATCAGGTTGGTGAGGGTATTTCAAGTGAAGATaatagaagagggagaaaagataTTAGACATTGCCAATATAGCAGAGGAACTGATAGAATACGGAAAGACTTAAATACTAGTTGTGGTGATGGTGAACCGAGGGACATAGAGACTAGTCAAAGGGTACAAGGACGTCCTGAGAAATATGGTAAAGGTGAACCAAAGGCTGAAAGCAAAAATTCAAAGTTCAAAAATTACACGGATTTGGATTATAAAAATGAACGAATTAGCTCTTTTTGGGAGAATGAGACATTTAGAGAAAGATCATACACTCGAGTGGACTCTCAAAGTGACAAAAAACTAGAAAGACAAAGTGAGAGATcacaaaatacaaatagaaaagaacttAAGTCacaagacaaagaagaaagaaaagctgatCAAAAATCTAAATCTGTAGTGAAAGACCAGGATCACTGGAGAAGATCTGAACGAGCATCACTTCCTCATTCCAAGAGTGAAATAAAATCTTCTCACAATTCAAGTAAATACCAtctagaagagagaagaggaagggaagattgTAAAAGAGATAAAGGTGTAAATAATCATAGTTTTCAAGAAGGAAGATGTCCATCCTTTCTTTCATCCAGTAGAACTCATAAACACATTGACTCCAAGGAAGTTGATGCTGTGCACCAATGGGAAAATACACCTTTAAAAGCAGAATGGCATAGAACTGAAGATAAGAGGAGAAGAGAAcgagaaagcaaagaagaaagtaGGCATATAAGAAGTGAAAAAAGAACACCTACAGAACATTTGCAGAAGACtaacaaagaaattaagaaaaccactACTGATTTAAAGAGACAGAATGAGCCAAAAAGTGATAAAGGTGAAGTCTCTAACACTGATGTTTCTCAAGGAGCAGATAATAAAGAGCTTGTAATTAAAGCTGACATTGgtccaaatgaaacaaaaaataaagacttaaaattgAGTTTTATGGAAAAATTGAACTTAACTCTTTCTCCTGCTAAAAAGCAGCCTGTTTCTCAGGATAATCACCACAAGATAACCAGTATCCCCAAATCCAGTGGCATATGTGATTTGGAGTGCTTGGTGCAGGCGACAACAGTGACATGTGTTTCCTCTGTCAATGAACATACCACAGAGGAAACGGAATCCAAGTTGTCGGAACCAAAGGATGCTCTTGCAGCTGTATCTGAAGTCAGGACCAGTAATccagaaaggaaaatagaagaagaaaacagtttgttAGTTAAATCTGTTGAGAATACTGTGGATTGTGATGTGCCCATTTGTCATACAGAGACTTCTTTCTCGGCACCCGTGGAAATGAAACAAACAGAATCCATGTTTCCATCATCAGCAGGAAAGGAACAAACCATTAATGATACCAGGGCAGCAGTTTCTGTAGTAATGGACATATTACAAACAAATGTTTCTCAAAACTTTGGCTTGGAATTGGATAccaaaaaaaatgatgatgtaaaTTCTTGTGTTTCTGGAGGTATGGGAATGAAAGAGGCTTTTCCAACAGAAGTAGCTGAATCCAGTGACAGCATTTTGCAGCCTGAAACTGGCATTTTGCCAATAGCCCTTTCAGAAGCTGGTAACCGCAAatttgagccttctcttgtaGATACACCACTGGTTGAAAGTAAGTCTTGTCGTTTGGAGCCTTCCTCACCTAAGGAGACACTAGAATCTTCACTTCAGCAGACTGAATTAATGGACAGCAAAATGGAAATTGGTGAAACAAACTCAGTATATAACGATGATGAGAATTCAGTTCTGAGCATTGACTTTAATCACCTGAGGCCTATTCCAGAAGCCATCAGTCCTCTGAATAGTCCAGTGAGACCTGTAGCAAAAGTTCTTAGATTGGAAAGCCCATCTCAAGTTCCATTATGTAATAACAGTCATAAAG ATATATTTCCACCAAATTCAGCTGAGTCTACCTCCAAGAGCAAGTCTGATCTCAATAAGGAGAATCAAAAGCCAATTTGCAAGTCTGACAAATTTACAGATACAGACTCTCATAAGAACTCATCTTTAGATGAATTAGAAGAAGGAGAGATTATAAGCGACAGTGAAAAATCTAAGCCacaaaaaagttttgaaaaaagtGCCATACCTAGAACTTCTGTTGACGCACAGAACACAAAAACTAGCCCAGGAAGTAGGAAAAGTACTCTGCATTTGGGTAAAGAGAGTAGAAAAACATCTACAAAAATCCATCAGACCAAAAGCAAATGGAATAAAAGACGAAGTGAATCTAGCAAATCttcaaaaacagagaagaaagacaagacaatGAGTACCTCCAGCCTGGAAAAAATAGTTCCGATTGTTGCCGCACCCTCTTCTGTACGGGAGATTATGCACATGTTACGAATGATAAGAAAACATGTaaggaaaaattatatgaaatttaaggTAAAATTTTCATTAATGCAATTCCATAGAATTATTGAGTCAGCAACTTTGAGTTTTACATCACTAATTAAACACCTTGACTTATCCAAAATCTCAAAGTCCGTGGCTACTTTACAGAATAATCTCTGTGATGTTATAGAATCCAAGCTTAAGCAAGTTAAGAAGAATGGCATTGTGGACCGTTTATTTGAACAGCAGCTaccagatatgaaaaaaaaactgtggaAATTTGTAGATGAACAGCTGGATTATTTGTTTGCAAAGCTTAAGAAAATCTTAGTAAAGTTTTGTGATTCCATAAACTTCGGCAGTGACAGTGACGAAGGAAAACGTGAGAAGATAAATAAAGAGAAAGCCCAGTATTCAAATGGTCAGAAGGGAAATGTGGACTGCTCCAGCAAGGAAATGCTGAAAGAGAAATCCCCCAAATCAGAAGATTCTGCTAACTGTAAGTCTTTACCAAGATGTAAAAAgtctgaggaaaaaaaacaagaccaaaataATTTCAACATTAACACAGTAAAGCATGACGTTAAAAAAAGTTGTAACACTTCCTTCGATAATATTAAGAACTCTCAATCTGAAGAACACTCCTTGGAACCAAACCGTCCCAGCACCCCAAAGCCAGGAAGAACCGAAGGCAACGCCATCGAAGACGCGCAGACGTCCCAGCATGCAGCTTTGAAGCCAGAACGCAGTTTCGAGATTCTCACTGAACAGCAAGCATCTAGCCTTACTTTTAATTTAGTGAGTGATGCCCAGATGggtgaaatatttaaaagtttgctACAGGGTTCTGACCTTTTAGATAACAGCGTTAAttgtaatgaaaaaaatgagtggGAGTTAAAGACCCCAGAGAAACAGCTGCTGGAGAGTCTTAAGTGTGAATCTATACCAGCTTGTACAACCGATGAGCTAGTTTCAGGGGTGGTTTCTCCATGTCCTAAAATGATTAGTGATGATAATTGGTCATTATTATCATCTGAGAAAGGCCCCTCTTTGTCTTCAGGGCTTTCGTTGCCAGTTCATCCGGATGTGTTGGATGAAAGTTGCATGTTTGATGTGTCCACTAATATAGCTTTGACTAAAGATAATGTGTGTAGTTCAGAAAAGAGCAAACCCTGCATTTCCTCCATACTTCTGGAAGATCTAGCAGTCTCTCTAACAGTGCCATCACCTCTGAAGTCAGACGGTCATCTCAGTTTCCTAAAGCCTGAAGTTTTGTCCAGTTCAACTCCCGAAGAAGTTATTAGTGCCCATTTTAGTGAGGATGCCTTACTTGAGGAAGAGGATGCATCTGAACAAGATATTCATTTAGCTCTGGAGTCTGATAATTCAAGCAGCAAATCAAGTTGTTCTTCATCATGGACAAGTCGGTCTGTTGCTCCAGGCTTCCAGTACCACCCCAACCTACCCATGCATGCTGTCATAATGGAAAAGTCCAATGATCATTTCATTGTGAAAATACGGCGGGCAGCACCATCTACCTCCCCTAGTCTTAAACAGAATGCGGTGGCTGATGAGTCATTGGCATCTTTGCCTGGAGTGGAAAAGGACGCTGATAAAGCAGCAGAGAAGGACTATGTTTCATGTCAGAACGGGGTTTTTAAATCTGCGGAGGAACTAAATTCCGACAATAATGTTGATAGCAATAAATCAGCCCATGAAGAACAGGACTGTATGGTAGAAACACAGGTTCCCGATATATATGAATTTCTTAAAGATGCTTCAGGTAAAGTGGGCCATAGTAATGAAGTGACTGATGAATGCTTTAAGTTGCACCAAGTATGGGAACCAAAAGTACCTGAAAGCATTGAAGAATTGCCTCCAATGGAGGAGATTTCACATTCTGTCGAGGATCATCTTCCAAACACCTATATAGACCTCACGAAAGACCCAGTCACTGAGACCAAAAACTTGGGGGAATTCATAGAagtaacagttttaaatattgaTCAGTTGGGATGCTCTGAAGGCAGTTTGGATCAGAGTGCTCAAATACTAGATGAAATGCAGCCCGATACTGTAGAtgcttttattgatttgacacaaGATGTTTCAAGTGAGAGTAAAAACGAAGGGAACTGTCCTGCCTTAGCTGTTGAACACTTTGAGTGTCAGGTGATATGTGTAGATGAAGATAATTGTAAGGAAGAAAAGGTGCAAGTGGCAGATAGGCCTTTGGGATGCGTTGTTGAGGAAACCTATATCGATTTGACCTCAGAACCTCCCAGTTCATGCGAAGTAAAAAAGGATGGTTTAAAGTCAGAGCCGGCATCAAATTCTGATGGTTCAGTATTGCCTGGAGCTTTGGATAATGctcctaaaaagagaaaaaaccttTCTGATCTAAATCATTCTCAtaaaaaacagaggaaggaaacagatttAAGCAGTAgggaaaagatcaagaaaattacCCAAGATTCTGGTGAGAATGGTGAAGCTCACCGAAAGAAAGCCAATAAGAAAAAAGACCCTGCAGTGAACAAAGAGCCCTCATCGTCAAGCCCAGGGATTAAGGATCCATCAGCAGCATCTGCCCCATCTCCTATAAGCCTTTCTGCAAAGAATGTTattaaaaagaagggagaaattaTAGTTTTATGGACAAG AAATGATGACCGGGAAATTTTATTGGAGTGTCAAAAAAGAGGGCCAtcactgaaaa